The Metabacillus litoralis genome contains a region encoding:
- a CDS encoding sensor histidine kinase, translating to MNSILYIVFLCSLYLIAYLKLFITQHHLMVILLFGIHLAVIMLHRKEIKLLPFSLSTLSFKKTSYLIVLQVLFLAVIITTVQETSQIISVIGMFVCEVVRLRKLPLEVKGQYELQQLSKKLEEMNQHFLTVRSQRHDFLKHVSALDFLIEHDKNHKAKEYFRTLLGEYDGVNQVIKGEDAHISSILLKYKQLAEQAGTDIEYKFNVPVSSLPMESVYQVQLITNLLENAVEASQSYHAIYNHSSVTFKTESHGGIYILEIMNHAIFTNKNEIDDLFEKFGTTSKGKGHQGLGTFIISNLVKSHNGRLSIQYIENTINIKIKIPLIVKG from the coding sequence GTGAATTCTATTTTATATATCGTGTTTCTATGCAGTTTATATTTAATTGCATATTTAAAACTATTCATAACTCAACATCATCTAATGGTGATACTTTTGTTTGGGATTCATCTAGCGGTTATCATGTTACATCGTAAAGAAATCAAATTGCTTCCGTTTTCTCTATCCACTTTATCTTTTAAAAAGACTAGTTACTTAATCGTTCTTCAAGTATTATTTTTAGCAGTTATCATAACAACGGTACAGGAAACTTCTCAAATCATTTCCGTAATCGGGATGTTTGTTTGTGAAGTTGTTAGGTTAAGGAAGCTGCCTTTAGAAGTAAAAGGACAGTATGAGCTTCAGCAGTTGTCAAAAAAATTGGAAGAGATGAATCAACATTTTTTAACCGTAAGATCACAACGACATGATTTTCTAAAGCATGTTAGTGCTTTAGATTTTCTTATAGAACATGATAAGAATCATAAAGCAAAGGAATACTTTCGCACCCTGCTTGGTGAATATGATGGGGTCAACCAGGTAATAAAAGGGGAGGATGCTCATATTTCTTCCATTTTATTAAAATATAAACAATTAGCAGAACAAGCAGGAACAGATATTGAATATAAATTTAATGTACCAGTCTCATCATTACCTATGGAGTCAGTTTACCAGGTTCAATTGATTACAAATCTCTTAGAAAATGCTGTTGAGGCTTCACAGAGTTATCACGCTATCTATAATCACTCCTCTGTTACTTTTAAAACAGAAAGTCATGGTGGAATTTATATTCTTGAAATCATGAATCATGCTATCTTTACTAATAAGAACGAAATAGATGATTTATTTGAAAAGTTCGGTACAACATCAAAGGGGAAAGGTCATCAAGGTTTAGGGACCTTTATTATCTCTAATTTAGTAAAGTCACATAATGGTCGATTATCCATTCAATATATTGAAAATACCATAAATATAAAGATAAAAATCCCACTAATCGTGAAAGGCTGA
- a CDS encoding ABC transporter ATP-binding protein, with protein sequence MIKLKSFLHPYKIPMVVALLLMLAELTVELLQPLLMAKIIDDGILKEDYSVVTFWGAVMLALSFLAFASGIINSFYAAHVSQGFGFDIRKQLFVKVQSFTFEKLSKFPASSLITRMTNDITQLQNTLFMGLRIMLRAPLLVIGSVIMSFFVNTALATVFAFVIPFVIILLIWIMKKGSGLFKKVQAKLDAVNDVLRENLMGMRLIKAYVRRGHEIERFTKATDSLRNSTTKALRMIEMAMPILLLIMNIGIIYILWNGQVQVASGNVQVGEVVAIVNYGLRTTAALSMFSFIVMFLSRSRASASRVMEVLETDGGEEESVGKQVLLQDGSIYFSHVSFVYPGTSERVLKDISFHVEAGDTVAVMGGTGSGKSSLFQLIPRLYEVDSGKILIDEVSAESMDIECLRNQIGLVPQEAVLFSGSVKDNIAWGKEHASYEEIIEAAKAAQIHETIIKLPNQYETKIGQKGVNLSGGQKQRLSVARAFVRRPKILLLDDSTSALDVKTEKKLLNALKNYTCTTLLITQKISTAQEADHILLLDEGKVVAYGHHHELLESSPLYQKIYRSQMMEEVPNVEASN encoded by the coding sequence ATGATAAAATTAAAATCATTTCTACATCCATACAAAATACCAATGGTCGTTGCATTGCTATTAATGTTAGCTGAGTTAACAGTGGAGTTGTTACAACCTTTGTTAATGGCAAAAATTATTGATGATGGAATACTTAAAGAGGACTATTCGGTCGTTACATTTTGGGGCGCCGTGATGTTGGCTTTGTCTTTCCTCGCGTTTGCTTCAGGCATTATTAATTCTTTTTATGCTGCACACGTTAGTCAAGGCTTTGGTTTTGATATAAGAAAACAGTTGTTTGTAAAGGTTCAATCCTTTACTTTTGAGAAGCTAAGTAAGTTTCCAGCATCATCTCTTATTACAAGAATGACTAATGATATTACACAGCTACAAAATACGCTGTTTATGGGACTTAGAATCATGTTAAGAGCCCCACTTCTTGTTATTGGCTCAGTAATTATGTCCTTTTTTGTAAACACTGCTTTAGCAACAGTCTTTGCGTTTGTTATTCCATTTGTTATTATTCTACTTATTTGGATTATGAAAAAAGGTAGTGGTTTATTTAAAAAGGTTCAAGCTAAATTAGATGCTGTGAATGATGTGTTAAGAGAGAATCTAATGGGGATGAGGTTAATTAAGGCTTATGTTCGTAGAGGTCACGAAATTGAACGTTTTACAAAAGCCACTGATTCATTAAGGAATTCAACAACAAAAGCATTGCGAATGATTGAAATGGCAATGCCGATCTTGCTTCTTATTATGAATATCGGGATTATCTACATTTTATGGAACGGTCAAGTACAGGTTGCAAGTGGAAATGTTCAGGTAGGTGAAGTGGTTGCAATTGTCAACTATGGACTAAGAACAACAGCAGCTTTATCGATGTTTTCCTTTATTGTTATGTTTCTTTCACGCTCTCGTGCTTCAGCTTCACGTGTGATGGAAGTTTTAGAAACAGATGGAGGGGAAGAAGAGTCTGTGGGGAAACAGGTTTTACTCCAAGACGGAAGTATCTATTTTAGTCATGTTTCATTTGTTTATCCTGGAACTAGTGAAAGAGTATTAAAAGATATTTCTTTTCATGTGGAAGCAGGTGACACGGTTGCGGTAATGGGTGGCACTGGGTCTGGGAAGTCATCTCTTTTTCAGTTAATTCCAAGATTATATGAAGTAGACTCTGGGAAGATCTTAATCGATGAAGTTTCAGCTGAAAGCATGGATATTGAGTGTTTGCGTAATCAGATAGGCTTAGTTCCTCAGGAAGCCGTACTATTCTCTGGGTCAGTAAAGGACAATATAGCGTGGGGGAAAGAGCATGCTTCATACGAAGAGATCATTGAAGCAGCAAAAGCGGCACAAATTCACGAAACAATTATCAAGCTACCTAATCAGTATGAAACAAAAATAGGGCAAAAAGGGGTCAACCTTTCAGGTGGACAAAAACAAAGATTATCTGTCGCAAGAGCTTTTGTCCGCAGACCAAAAATTCTTTTGTTAGATGACAGTACGAGCGCCCTTGATGTGAAAACAGAAAAGAAATTACTGAATGCTTTAAAGAACTATACCTGCACGACTTTACTTATTACCCAAAAAATTAGTACAGCACAAGAGGCTGATCATATTCTATTGTTGGATGAAGGGAAGGTAGTAGCTTATGGACATCATCATGAGTTATTAGAAAGCTCCCCTCTCTATCAAAAAATCTATCGTTCGCAAATGATGGAGGAGGTGCCCAATGTTGAAGCATCTAACTAG
- a CDS encoding ABC transporter ATP-binding protein, producing the protein MKRIELKNVTKSYDGKSDVIKEIDVTIEPGEFFVLVGPSGCGKSTMLRMIAGLEDISKGELFIGDVLSNQLPPSQRNLSMVFQNYALYPHLNVEQNITFGLHTKKISKSEQKRRCLETAKMLGLSDLLDRKPRQLSGGQRQRVALARAIVTHAPICLMDEPLSNLDAKLRAKMRSEIRQIQRKLGITMVYVTHDQTEAMTMADRMMILHSGKIQQIGRPIDIYNSPANTFVASFIGAPPMNLSEVSVRDNCLLFDDNRSILLANEVASLLPKDKKLMVGVRSEDVKLAKDGKVSFFAEAVNVEVLGTETLITFEVGHKQWIAKWNGQWNVDIGERIPLYITPSDLYMFDAASGECLWHQSNRFDQHSLKEAVL; encoded by the coding sequence ATGAAGCGTATAGAGCTGAAAAATGTGACAAAATCCTATGATGGGAAATCAGATGTGATAAAAGAAATTGATGTCACGATTGAACCGGGTGAATTCTTTGTGTTAGTAGGTCCATCTGGATGTGGGAAAAGCACAATGCTTCGCATGATTGCTGGGCTTGAGGATATATCAAAAGGGGAGCTATTTATTGGTGACGTTCTTTCCAATCAACTACCACCAAGTCAGCGGAACCTTTCAATGGTGTTCCAAAACTATGCATTATATCCACATCTAAATGTTGAACAAAATATTACGTTTGGCTTACATACGAAGAAAATTTCAAAATCTGAACAAAAGAGAAGGTGCCTAGAGACGGCTAAAATGCTAGGGTTGTCTGATCTATTAGATCGTAAACCGCGGCAATTATCAGGTGGACAACGACAAAGGGTGGCATTAGCACGTGCGATTGTGACACATGCACCGATTTGTTTAATGGACGAGCCTCTATCTAACTTAGATGCAAAGCTAAGGGCGAAAATGAGATCCGAAATTAGGCAGATTCAAAGAAAGCTAGGAATTACGATGGTCTATGTTACACATGATCAAACAGAAGCAATGACAATGGCTGACCGCATGATGATTTTACATAGCGGGAAAATTCAGCAAATTGGTAGACCAATTGATATCTATAATAGCCCAGCAAACACGTTTGTAGCATCCTTTATCGGCGCACCTCCGATGAATCTCTCAGAAGTATCAGTTAGGGACAATTGTTTACTGTTTGATGATAATCGCTCGATTTTACTAGCTAATGAGGTTGCTAGTCTATTACCTAAAGATAAGAAGCTAATGGTAGGAGTTCGTTCTGAGGATGTAAAGCTTGCTAAAGACGGCAAGGTGAGTTTTTTCGCTGAGGCTGTGAATGTAGAGGTGCTCGGTACAGAAACATTAATTACATTTGAGGTTGGTCATAAACAGTGGATAGCGAAATGGAACGGGCAATGGAACGTTGATATTGGAGAAAGAATACCTTTGTACATCACACCTTCAGATCTTTATATGTTTGATGCTGCTAGTGGGGAGTGTTTGTGGCATCAATCTAATAGATTCGATCAACACTCTCTCAAGGAGGCAGTTTTATGA
- a CDS encoding CBO0543 family protein has translation MSPSITDIMETQEKLSKMRWEYYQHDIIFSFQWWFLIVTFIILFIVWIRLLDKSRLLTILLFGFITLNIVTFLDTLGGELQIWEYPKMILPWGPRILCIDLMISIYFMLLYQFFTKWRSYIFASIVLAAVFSFIFEPIAKLLGIYIPISWSHLYSFPIYILLAISIRYLIEKLITINNLTKG, from the coding sequence ATGAGTCCAAGCATAACTGATATTATGGAAACTCAGGAGAAACTTTCAAAAATGCGTTGGGAATATTACCAACATGATATTATTTTTAGCTTTCAATGGTGGTTCCTTATTGTTACGTTCATTATTTTATTTATTGTATGGATACGTTTATTAGACAAAAGCAGACTGCTAACGATTCTTTTGTTTGGGTTCATCACATTAAATATCGTAACCTTTTTGGACACTCTTGGAGGGGAGCTACAAATTTGGGAATATCCAAAAATGATTCTACCTTGGGGTCCAAGAATCTTATGCATTGACCTAATGATTTCCATTTATTTTATGCTACTTTATCAATTTTTCACCAAATGGAGATCCTACATTTTCGCCTCTATCGTCCTAGCTGCAGTCTTCTCATTTATTTTCGAACCAATAGCTAAGCTTCTAGGTATCTATATACCAATAAGTTGGTCTCATTTATACTCATTTCCCATCTATATCCTCTTAGCCATTAGCATTAGATATCTTATTGAAAAGTTAATCACAATAAATAACCTCACAAAAGGCTGA
- a CDS encoding glycerophosphodiester phosphodiesterase, producing MSNKVEIFAHRGISGLYPENTMAAFKAAAEIGAHGIELDVQISQDGELVVIHDERIERTTNGVGYVKDLPLNRLKQYDAGSWFHVDFQNERIPTLNEVLEWVKTLSYKLIVNIELKNDRIKYENLEEKVVRLIHELNLDQQCIISSFNRDSLKKIYEIDHKIETALLFQGVPTDVLNIAKNLHVQALHCEAVFAQSILGRKASLAGYPMRVYTINTLEDFHSLENTCASVVMTDFPQMFLSF from the coding sequence ATGAGTAATAAAGTAGAAATCTTTGCGCACCGTGGGATAAGTGGACTGTACCCGGAAAACACAATGGCTGCATTTAAAGCAGCGGCTGAAATAGGAGCACATGGTATAGAATTAGATGTACAAATATCACAAGATGGAGAGCTTGTTGTCATTCATGACGAAAGAATTGAACGGACAACAAATGGGGTGGGATATGTAAAGGATTTACCATTAAATAGATTAAAACAATACGATGCAGGAAGCTGGTTTCATGTAGACTTTCAAAATGAAAGAATTCCTACACTGAATGAAGTGTTAGAGTGGGTAAAAACACTTTCATATAAATTGATTGTGAACATCGAATTGAAAAATGATCGAATTAAATATGAAAATCTTGAGGAAAAGGTGGTACGTTTAATTCATGAGCTGAATCTCGACCAACAATGCATCATATCTTCATTTAACAGAGATAGCTTAAAAAAGATCTATGAGATTGATCATAAAATAGAAACAGCTCTACTATTTCAAGGTGTACCAACTGATGTGTTAAATATAGCCAAAAACCTCCATGTACAAGCTCTTCATTGTGAAGCGGTATTTGCGCAATCAATTTTAGGGAGAAAAGCAAGCTTAGCAGGTTATCCAATGAGAGTCTATACAATAAATACTTTAGAGGATTTTCATTCGCTAGAGAATACCTGTGCTTCCGTTGTTATGACTGATTTCCCTCAGATGTTTCTCTCATTCTGA
- a CDS encoding ABC transporter substrate-binding protein, which produces MKKKFLMILSALLLLLVGACSSSSTNSSGTKSDAEGTETEGTAGKQEVVFWHAMSGDLETVLNDIVADFNESQDNIEVKPVFQGTYEEALTKFNTVAGTEDAPTIMQTFEVGTKYMIDSGHVQPVQKFIDEEDYDTSQWDKNISNYYTVDGEQYSMPFNSSTPVLIYNKDAFKEAGLDPEKAPMTYSELKDAAKQLTKAEGGDTSQYGFSILNYGWFFEEMLAEQGGHYVDNENGRSGTATKATFNDELGLNVFNLISDMYNEGTFYNVGQNWDDMRAAFQSGKMAMYLDSSAGVKAIVDNADFEVGVSYLPIPDDAERNGVIIGGASVWMSSGIDEKKQKAAWEFMKYLTTPEVQADWHVKTGYFAINPAAYEQDVVKEEWEIYPQLKVTVDQLRDTKANTATQGALISVFPESRQKVVTAMENLYQGMDPKEALDQAAEETNRALEVANKKQGN; this is translated from the coding sequence ATGAAGAAAAAATTTCTAATGATTCTATCTGCTTTGCTTTTATTGTTAGTAGGAGCTTGTTCAAGTTCAAGCACGAATTCTTCTGGTACAAAATCAGATGCTGAAGGGACAGAAACTGAGGGAACTGCAGGAAAACAAGAAGTTGTGTTTTGGCACGCGATGAGTGGAGATCTTGAAACAGTATTAAATGATATAGTTGCTGATTTTAATGAATCTCAAGATAATATTGAAGTGAAACCGGTTTTCCAAGGTACATACGAAGAGGCACTAACAAAGTTCAACACTGTTGCGGGTACTGAGGACGCTCCAACAATCATGCAGACATTTGAGGTTGGAACAAAGTATATGATTGATAGTGGTCACGTTCAGCCTGTACAAAAATTTATTGATGAAGAAGATTATGATACATCACAATGGGATAAAAACATTTCAAATTACTATACAGTAGATGGCGAGCAATATTCTATGCCATTTAATTCATCAACACCAGTCTTAATTTATAATAAAGATGCGTTTAAAGAAGCTGGATTAGATCCTGAGAAAGCACCGATGACATATAGTGAACTAAAAGATGCTGCGAAACAATTAACAAAAGCAGAAGGTGGAGATACAAGTCAATATGGATTCTCTATTCTTAATTATGGTTGGTTCTTTGAAGAGATGCTAGCAGAGCAAGGTGGTCATTATGTTGATAATGAAAACGGCCGTTCCGGAACTGCAACAAAGGCTACATTTAATGATGAATTAGGGTTAAATGTATTTAACTTAATTTCAGATATGTATAATGAAGGAACATTTTATAATGTAGGACAAAACTGGGATGATATGCGTGCAGCATTCCAATCAGGGAAAATGGCGATGTATTTAGATTCTTCAGCTGGTGTAAAAGCAATTGTAGATAATGCTGATTTTGAAGTTGGCGTTTCATATCTTCCAATTCCTGATGATGCTGAAAGAAATGGAGTTATTATTGGTGGAGCATCAGTGTGGATGTCAAGTGGCATTGATGAAAAGAAACAAAAGGCTGCTTGGGAATTTATGAAGTATCTAACTACTCCTGAGGTTCAAGCAGACTGGCATGTGAAAACTGGTTATTTTGCAATTAATCCTGCTGCCTATGAACAAGACGTTGTAAAAGAGGAATGGGAAATATACCCACAACTTAAAGTAACAGTTGATCAATTACGCGATACAAAGGCTAACACGGCTACACAAGGAGCACTGATTTCTGTATTCCCTGAATCAAGACAAAAAGTTGTTACAGCAATGGAGAACTTATACCAAGGAATGGATCCAAAGGAAGCTCTTGATCAAGCTGCTGAAGAAACAAATCGTGCATTAGAGGTTGCCAATAAAAAGCAAGGAAACTAA
- a CDS encoding ABC transporter ATP-binding protein, which yields MLKHLTSPFKYERMSLDNHNPQMKKRKVGFKEGLQTVFRIWRYLSEKKGQFFLVLVMVILSSVLGLLGPYLIGKTIDEHIVTLATDGLTFMVMGLIAVFILHSISLFLQNYWMIGISQYTVNKMRSNLFNHLHYLPISFFDKRQHGELMSRVTNDIENVSSTLNSSVIQIFSSLLTLIGTVTVMLWLSPLLTLITLLIIPLMVIGMKWITRRTGSLFKQQQQRLGELNGYIEEVISGQKMIKAYSQEQKVIESFIDKSNNLRKSGFWAQTISGFIPKVMNMLNNLSFAIIAGVGGLFALNGMITIGTIVIFAEYARQFTRPLNDLANQFNTLLSAIAGAERVFDILDEEKEKDSSSSMTVTDLNGEVRFKAVCFSYEQGEDKQTIEDVNILAHPGDTVALVGPTGAGKTTIINLIARFYDADQGSIYIDGKNINQISRDSLRSQMAFVLQDTFLFKGTILDNIRYGRMDASDEEVMEAAKLANAESFIKRLPKQYHSLIQHDGNGISHGQKQLLAIARAMLADPKILILDEATSSIDTITELRIQEALSRLMEGRTTFVIAHRLNTIKMADQIIVLKDGKIIEKGTHKQLLEERGFYSDMQSQSETGVIEKPSY from the coding sequence ATGTTGAAGCATCTAACTAGCCCATTTAAGTATGAGAGAATGTCCCTGGATAACCACAATCCGCAAATGAAAAAGCGAAAAGTCGGGTTTAAAGAGGGGTTGCAAACGGTCTTTAGGATTTGGAGATATTTATCCGAAAAAAAGGGTCAGTTTTTCCTTGTGCTGGTTATGGTTATTTTAAGCTCAGTCTTAGGGTTGTTAGGGCCATATTTAATTGGAAAAACAATTGATGAACATATTGTTACATTAGCAACTGATGGTTTGACTTTCATGGTTATGGGGCTTATAGCCGTTTTCATACTCCATTCAATATCCTTATTCCTGCAAAATTACTGGATGATTGGTATCTCACAATATACAGTAAATAAAATGAGGTCAAATTTGTTTAACCATCTCCATTACCTTCCTATTTCATTTTTCGATAAACGACAGCATGGGGAACTAATGAGTCGAGTGACAAATGATATTGAAAATGTTAGCTCAACCTTAAATAGCTCAGTTATTCAAATCTTTTCAAGTCTATTGACCTTAATTGGAACAGTGACAGTTATGTTATGGTTAAGTCCCTTATTAACGCTTATTACTTTATTGATTATCCCTCTTATGGTTATCGGTATGAAGTGGATTACTAGACGTACCGGAAGTCTTTTTAAGCAGCAGCAACAACGTTTAGGTGAACTTAATGGTTATATTGAGGAAGTAATATCAGGGCAGAAGATGATCAAAGCCTATTCGCAAGAACAAAAGGTAATCGAAAGCTTTATAGACAAGAGTAATAACTTAAGAAAATCAGGGTTTTGGGCTCAAACGATTTCAGGTTTTATTCCTAAGGTTATGAATATGCTCAATAACCTTAGCTTTGCTATCATAGCGGGAGTTGGTGGGCTGTTTGCTCTGAATGGTATGATTACTATAGGTACGATTGTCATTTTTGCAGAATACGCAAGACAATTCACGCGACCATTAAATGACTTGGCAAACCAATTTAATACGTTATTATCAGCAATAGCGGGAGCTGAAAGAGTGTTTGATATTCTTGATGAGGAAAAAGAAAAGGATTCAAGCTCTTCAATGACTGTTACCGATTTAAATGGAGAGGTCCGCTTTAAAGCTGTTTGCTTCTCGTACGAACAAGGAGAGGATAAGCAAACAATAGAGGATGTGAATATTCTTGCACATCCTGGAGACACCGTTGCTCTAGTAGGGCCAACAGGTGCCGGGAAGACAACTATTATTAATTTAATAGCCCGTTTTTATGATGCTGACCAAGGTTCGATATACATTGATGGGAAAAATATAAACCAAATAAGCAGGGACAGCTTAAGAAGTCAAATGGCGTTCGTTCTGCAGGATACCTTTCTTTTTAAAGGGACAATTTTAGACAACATTAGGTATGGGAGAATGGATGCATCTGATGAGGAAGTTATGGAAGCAGCAAAGCTTGCTAATGCAGAATCATTTATAAAGAGGCTGCCGAAGCAATATCATTCACTCATTCAACATGACGGAAATGGAATTAGTCATGGTCAGAAACAACTACTGGCTATTGCTAGAGCAATGCTTGCTGACCCGAAAATATTAATTCTAGATGAGGCGACGAGCAGTATTGATACGATTACAGAACTACGAATTCAAGAAGCGTTATCGAGGTTGATGGAGGGAAGAACAACCTTTGTCATTGCTCATCGATTAAACACAATCAAAATGGCTGATCAAATTATCGTTTTAAAAGATGGGAAAATTATTGAAAAAGGAACACATAAACAATTACTAGAAGAACGAGGATTTTACTCTGATATGCAAAGTCAAAGTGAAACGGGAGTTATTGAAAAACCTTCTTACTAA
- a CDS encoding carbohydrate ABC transporter permease produces the protein MSSLPDISSPSLKIKTNSRVKKSTLPNLLIGLLYLAPSIILFGLFLFYPMIRTLYLSFFLTDGQGVPITFVGLENFTYLLQSKSFQQSLKATVLFVLYTVPLGVVIALFLAVIANEKVKGIGFFRTMFSSTMGMSVAASSVIWMFMYNPAIGILNKLVTAIGGSEIQWLLDPKYALFSVAVSTIWMNTGFAFLILLGGLQNIDDYLYENAEIAGVSYWYKLRKITIPMLSPTLFFIITVSLINAFQTFGQIDILTKGGPVESTNVIVYSIYKDAFINYNVGSASAQATILFFCILFITILQFKLGERKVHYQ, from the coding sequence ATGAGTAGCTTGCCTGATATATCGTCACCTTCACTTAAAATAAAAACAAACTCTAGAGTCAAGAAAAGCACGTTGCCAAACCTTTTAATAGGACTACTCTATCTGGCACCATCTATTATCTTGTTTGGATTATTTCTTTTTTATCCAATGATACGTACGTTATATCTAAGCTTTTTTTTGACAGATGGACAGGGAGTGCCGATTACATTTGTAGGCCTTGAAAATTTCACTTACCTTTTACAGTCTAAGAGCTTTCAACAAAGTCTTAAAGCAACGGTACTCTTCGTATTGTACACAGTTCCGCTAGGGGTGGTGATTGCCTTATTTTTAGCTGTCATTGCGAATGAAAAGGTGAAGGGAATAGGCTTTTTTCGAACGATGTTTTCTTCCACGATGGGAATGAGTGTTGCGGCTTCTTCGGTAATTTGGATGTTTATGTATAACCCGGCAATAGGAATATTAAATAAATTGGTCACTGCAATTGGTGGCTCTGAAATTCAGTGGTTACTAGACCCGAAATATGCCCTGTTCTCTGTTGCAGTGTCAACAATTTGGATGAATACAGGATTTGCTTTTCTTATTTTGTTAGGTGGGTTGCAAAATATTGATGATTACTTGTACGAGAATGCTGAAATAGCAGGAGTAAGCTATTGGTATAAACTTAGAAAAATAACAATTCCGATGTTATCTCCCACTCTATTTTTCATTATTACCGTATCGTTAATCAATGCATTTCAAACCTTTGGTCAGATCGATATTTTAACAAAGGGAGGACCAGTGGAGTCCACAAATGTTATTGTGTATTCCATCTATAAAGATGCCTTTATAAACTATAATGTTGGATCTGCTAGTGCTCAAGCAACCATTCTTTTCTTCTGTATTTTATTTATTACCATTCTTCAATTTAAGCTTGGGGAACGGAAGGTGCATTATCAATGA
- a CDS encoding glycerol-3-phosphate responsive antiterminator encodes MDMLQEFTRRLEEDQVISSIKDPKSLDQFLNTNIQSAFLLTGNISVIKRYVDLLKKNNRFVFLHIEKIPGISYDREGLKFIAKYVKPTGIITTKSSLIQLAKKEGLLTIQRLFLVDTDAVKNGLQTVNDIKPDALEVMPALIPEMISKLKRETNLPIITGGLIQNQLQIEAALGSGAVAVSTGRPWLWKTRKEEKLRI; translated from the coding sequence ATGGACATGCTACAGGAATTTACAAGAAGATTGGAAGAAGATCAAGTGATTTCATCTATCAAAGATCCAAAAAGTCTGGATCAGTTTTTAAACACAAATATACAATCGGCCTTTTTATTAACAGGAAACATTAGTGTGATAAAGAGATATGTTGACTTACTAAAGAAAAACAACCGATTTGTTTTTTTACACATCGAAAAAATTCCCGGAATTAGTTATGACCGTGAAGGATTGAAATTTATAGCAAAGTATGTAAAGCCAACTGGAATTATAACAACAAAAAGCTCACTTATCCAATTAGCAAAAAAAGAAGGGTTGTTAACGATCCAAAGACTCTTTTTAGTTGATACAGATGCGGTGAAAAATGGCTTGCAAACAGTCAATGACATTAAACCGGATGCTCTTGAGGTTATGCCTGCTCTTATTCCAGAAATGATTAGCAAGCTAAAAAGAGAAACAAATCTTCCTATTATTACAGGTGGACTTATACAAAATCAGCTACAAATTGAAGCGGCATTAGGTAGTGGAGCAGTGGCTGTTTCAACTGGAAGACCTTGGCTTTGGAAGACCCGTAAAGAGGAGAAGCTTCGTATCTAA
- a CDS encoding carbohydrate ABC transporter permease: MRSLKKIVLYILLIVSVIFMMFPIFYAFMISFMQGGEVLKGNLIPNSFTLENYKSAFEKVPLLQYLWNSFYVSTVVMVGQIIVSSLAAFAFVFISFKGRELIFFLFISTMMIPWEATMVPNFITIQKLGWLNSYSSLTIPFFALAFGTFLLRQQFKTIPKELYEASQVAGISRFRFFWNVVLPVSKTSLITLGIYSFLTTWNMYLWPLLVTNNESVRTVQIGLKQLQSQEISTEWGVVMAAVVVVILPTLILLFIGQKRLQSGLTQGAIK, from the coding sequence ATGAGGAGTTTGAAAAAGATTGTCTTATATATATTGTTAATTGTTTCAGTCATTTTTATGATGTTTCCAATTTTTTATGCATTCATGATCAGTTTTATGCAAGGAGGAGAGGTACTCAAAGGTAATCTAATCCCTAATAGTTTTACATTGGAAAACTATAAATCTGCTTTTGAAAAGGTTCCTCTTCTTCAATATCTCTGGAATAGCTTTTATGTATCAACTGTTGTTATGGTAGGCCAAATAATTGTATCCAGCTTGGCGGCATTTGCCTTTGTGTTTATATCTTTTAAGGGAAGAGAGCTTATCTTTTTCTTATTTATTTCAACAATGATGATTCCTTGGGAAGCAACGATGGTGCCGAATTTTATAACCATCCAAAAACTAGGATGGTTGAATTCCTATTCTAGTCTTACCATACCTTTTTTCGCATTAGCATTCGGAACGTTTTTGTTAAGACAACAATTCAAAACAATACCTAAGGAGTTGTATGAAGCCTCACAGGTTGCTGGAATAAGTCGCTTTCGCTTCTTTTGGAATGTTGTTTTACCAGTTTCAAAAACAAGTTTAATTACATTAGGAATCTATAGCTTTTTAACCACCTGGAATATGTACCTATGGCCGTTGCTTGTCACAAACAACGAAAGTGTTCGAACGGTACAAATCGGTTTAAAACAGCTGCAGTCACAAGAAATTTCTACCGAATGGGGGGTGGTGATGGCAGCAGTCGTTGTAGTTATTCTTCCAACACTCATATTATTGTTTATCGGTCAAAAACGTCTTCAAAGTGGACTTACTCAAGGTGCAATTAAGTAA